The genome window CTCCGGGTTCCaccagtaggacgagcaggaggtGGAGCAGCAGGCGCAGAGGATGCACTCGTACATGCCGTCGAGCTTGGCCCGATCGGCCTTGGTCTGCGGGATCTCCTTGCCCTGCTGCAGGGGCTGGTCCTTGCGCTTGAGCCATGGCTCGACGCTCTTGTACTGGCTGTAGAAGTTGGTCATGTCCACCACCAGGTCCTTGACGACGAACATGTGGGGCAGCGGCGAGACCGTGGACGCGGAGGAGGCGCCAGAGATCTTGGTGAGGCAGGCGAGGCCGTTGTCGCCGTAGATGTTCATTCCTTAGATTCCTCATCCATGAGAGCAATGAATGCAAAATCCAACGAAATGTTTCAAAAAAAACGAAGGGATCAGGTGAGGGAATCATACAGACCAAGCGAGGTTATTTGAAACGCTCTTGTTTGTAGCTCCAAATGAAACATTATAAATATTTTTTCTTGTTATGATGACTTGCAGGTCATGTTGCCATCATTCACTCACATTATCATTATCACATTAAAAAAGAATGACATAAAGGCTAAGAGCAAATGTCATATTTATCTTCATTTACATTCAACATCAAACAGAAAATATACGCTTTATTTCAACCTAAATCCCATATTCAGTACACATTCCTAGTTGAATAATTTCTTAAGAAGCAGTTTAcaaaacaaaataaaaataagGTGTGCATATGTTTTTAGTGCGTGAGGGAAGACATATCTATGATCTTCTTGTGAACTTGATTATGTTAGTGTCATTTGAATCTGTTTTCAGAAACTACTCTACATAGAACACTTCTTATCTAGAACAGTTAGACAATATATCAGGCAGAGAAAACAGTTTCTCTTGGACAAAATGAGCGCAGGTTCTATATATCTACAACACTGCTTGTCTAGAACAGTTAAATAGCAAAAATACTGAAACCTTATTGAAACACCAAAATACTGAAATTGTAGCTGACCAACAGAAATTCATAGGAAAAGAACAGTCTCACTACAGATCCGGACGTACCTATGTCTGCCTCATCCTACATGGAAGGTTTTTGATGGGGGCGAGGCCGGTCGGTGCCAAGGCGACTCACCTTCCCTTGAGAGCGTGGATCGAGAGCCAGTGCGTTGATCTGGGGCGTCTGATTCACCTTCATGGATAGCGCGGCACAGACGCGGATGGAGAGGATTGCGCCAGGAGGTAGCAAACTTCGCGGATGGAGAGAATAGGGAACGGGCGGAGGAAGCGGACACAATTCCTCACTGCTGGAGAGATCTGGAGGAAGCGGCGGACAGGAGAGAGCAAGGATTGCGTCTGTGGATCCGGGCGGATGGCGAGGCCAGCATCAGGGTACGGATGGGCCCTTCACCCTTGAGCGGCGCCAGAGGGGGGCTGCGCCCCGCGCGCTGTGGACAGAGGAGTGGTGAGGGGCCAGCGACATCTCGCGGCGGAGGGGCGGATGAGAggcagggcggcggcggcggtggcgggggTTGCTGGCACGGGCGAGGGGCGAGCGATAAGGGTCCGGCGGCTGTTCGCGCCGAGGGGGGTGAGTAGGCAGGGCGGTGGTGGCTGCAGGGGTTGCTCGCTCGCACGGATGGGAGGGGCTGACGACCAGGGGATGCACGCGGGCGTGGGCAGCATCCGACGGACGATGAAAAGAAAGGCGTGGACGGACGGTTGAGATGGTTGGAAGGCAGAACAGTGGGGAGGCAGGCTACCCTTgctgccttaataagtagtatagatctacaaagtttagtcGAACAGTTCATTCATCATACCGAATCATGAATAATCAAAGTCTATTGATTTTGCTAACATAGGTGCAGAAAATACAAGCTTGTCGGTTGAATATCACAATTAATGAGATACATATATGATGTCATCtaatctaattaaagaaaatgcaGGTAGCTGTTCAATAAGCACATTCTAGGTAGCTGTTTATTTACAACATTTTGATCAAGGTCAAGTACTCTATTTTATTAGCAAAATAATTGAATTGTCTTGGAACATACATTGTATTCTGATCCAGGGAGTTTATTGCATTACAGTTTGGTGTAATGTTTCATGTTTCTAACTTATGCAAAATTGACAATAGTGCTTCCAGAGATCTAGTTATTGGTTATTAGAGATCatgcttgttgggcctgtgcttcgtcgccgaaggtcttttaGGAAGAAGCAACCTTCGGCTGAAGCTCTTTGTGTAAGATggtcgaaggttcctcttcatgaagcttcggtattacaaaccgacttaaagatagaatgaccttttagtccataaaggtctgagtcaatgttgtaaactttcataaggggcatacttgtaatctctcacaggctgcgccctgtgcctataaatagtgaacagtattcctctactgttcacggattccggtaTCTGCAATGGCATTATTCGGAaaccaatctttgtcaaggcagaggtataactgtattcaattaaATATGCTGAATAAATGCAAtatgattcgtttatgattcgtttacctttgatactctatactttatgatattttatacaatctattaaactgCAAttgcgaagatttaaccttcgcaaTCATATTGTCAccaaaccttcgtccaaggtccattaatccctaAAGGAATAATGCCCtttgttggacgaagggcatcagcatttaacactttatgttgccttgttcttaattcatagcatttgagaacaagtccccaacattggcgcccacctccggtgaactcacttccacttctcgaactgatggcttcgttcaatgaccaagctggagctgcttcggacccgaagctggtgctcccgatcacaggtggttcatcctcagaaccagctaacaagaaacaaaagaaggaagcacagagaagggtacagcatgttggggtgcaaggacccttcatcaagtcaagatggtctcacattcccattaccttctcccaagaggatcttcatctcaaggattacccacacaatgatgccatggttatctcttgtgttatcaaaggatttctggtccataatgtcttggttgacacaggcagtgcagcggatatcatatttgctaaggccttcagacaaatgcaagagccagaagataagattcatgatgctacacatcctctctgtggcttcggagggagacagattgtagcattgggcaagatcaccatgtcagtaaccttcgggttcatcaacaacactagaactgagcaagttgtgtttgacattgttgatatggaatacccttacaatgcaattattggtcgtggcaccctcaatgctttcgaagcaattcttcatcctgcctatctttgcatgaagataccttcggatcaaggacccatcgctatacatggaagtcaggaagctgccagaaaggccgaaggtaattggactgactcaaaagcaatccataacatagatggagctgaagcttgtgaacagtacaagttcagaagggagaaagcagcttcagcagatcagccgaagcctatgctcttatgtgaggacatagcagagcagaaggtgctgttaggctctcaattatccgaagagcaggagaaaaccttgataaggtttttgttcaacaacaaagatgtttttgcatggtcagctaatgatctctgcggagtaaatagggatgttattgaacattcgcttaatgttgatccatcattcagagccagaaaacagaggcttcggaaaatgtcagatgataaggccgaaggtgctcgtaacgaagtcaaaagactcctcagtgcaggagtcatcagagaagtaaagtacccagaatggctagctaataccgttatggtaaaaaaggctaatggcaagtggcgaatgtgtattgattttacagatcttaacaaggcttgtccgaaggatgaattcccattgccaaggatagactctttagttgatgcagcagcttcttcagagctcatgagtctgttagactgttattcaggctatcatcaaatttggatgaagaaggaagatgagccaaagactagcttcataactccaagtggcacatattgttatcttcggatgcctgaggggctcaaaaacgctggaggaagtttcagcagaatgactgcgaaagttctccagtctcagataggcagaaatgtgctaacttatgttgatgacatcattgtcaaaagcacgaagcaggagaatcatattgctgacttgcaggagaccttcgccagtttcagacaagctggtttaaagttgaatccagaaaaatgcgtcttcggagtaaagaaggggaaatttctaggatgcttggtttcaacaaagggaattgaagccaatccaagtaagattgaagctatacttcggatggagccaccaactacaaaaaagggggcccaaagattgacaggaaggttggcatctctcaatagattcatatccagatcagcagagagaaacttaccattcttcgaagtgctgaagtcagccgaagtctttcaatggggaccaatccagcagaaggcctttgaagacctgaagcagtatttaatagatctaacagcattaactccacccgtgccaggggctcctttattattatatgtggcagcttcgcactcagcggtaagtgcagcacttgtccaggagaagcttgatggccaagccaggaaacaggtcccagtatattttgtatctgaagttctcagtttatcaaagaaaaactatacagaattagagaaggtgttatatgctgttttgatggcatccagaaagcttcggcattattttcaagcttacaacataatcgttccttcttcacaacctctgaaggatattatgaggaaccgagaagctactggaaggattggaaaatgggctgcagagctcaatgaattttgtattgaatatgttcatagatcttcaattcagtcccaggcgttagcagacttcattgctgactggacgccaggggctcaggaggaagaagcaaataaagacgccgaagcatggatagtgttttgtgatggatcttggggaaccttcggagcaggagcggctgctgtgttggtttcaccttccaaggtcaaaacttgttatgcggcaaagcttgattttagttgcacaaataacattgccgagtacgaagccttgcttctaggtcttcggaagctaaaagcaatgggaatcagaagggctatactcaaaactgattcccaggttgtttcgggtcatattgacaagagttgcaaggctaaggatccgaagcttgaaaaatatctggatatggttcgaagggttgaagcttctttcgaaggattttctgtcaaaaatatccctcgaggacagaatgaacatgctgatttgttagctaagtcagcagcacaggggctgcctttaccttcggatgtattcttcgaaacaataaaagcaccttcggtggaacttcttgaaagggcagtcctcagtatatctcctgtgtatagcgaagattggagaactgagatcatctcttatcttcagggaaaattcctttcagatgacgaagcttataacaggaggatagaggcaagagctcgtccatatgtcatgatagaaggggagttgtacaagcatggagtttgtgctccgctactcaaatgtttatccagaaccgaaggtatagagttgatgaaagaggtacatgcaggcatgtgtggatctcacattggtctaggccgttacttggaaaaattttccgccaaggattttattggccgaaggcagcttcggatgcggcggaattagttcaaaagtgcgaaggttgtcagaaatgtgcacgagatcaaaaacaaccttcgtccttaacacagctcatacaacccgtttggccattgcaaaagtggggccttgatttgttaggtccgttaccaccagcccaagggaacctaagatatgttgtagtggcggtggagtatttttctaaatggattgaggcaaagcctttagccacaataacttcggccaccgtccaaaagtttttctggaaaaatattgtttgtcggttcggggtaccaaaggctattactgtggataatggaacacagtttgattccgaagcttttagggatttctgtgatcaaattggtacgaagatccattttgcatcagtcagacatccggagtcaaatggactcgttgaaagagccaatggcatcataatgacaggaataatgaagttaatcttcaatcaacccagtggaaaatggccagatcagttaaccaaagtggtgtggagccacaatacaacaatatcaaggtctacaggttttactccattcaagttattattcggtgacgaagcaataactccggaggaagctaaaaccggatcaataagggtaatagcttcagcagaatcaggttccgaagctgcctattctgtggaaaaagatgctttagaaggcatcaggctgcaagccgtggagaacattaataaatatcaagccgaaacaattaaatggcgagatagaaaggttcggttaaagaatattgagccaggacacttggtgcttcggagagtggccaacccagaaacagtgggcaagttgcagttaaaatgggatggacctttcttagtagcatcttcgtcaagacccggttcatacagactgaaggatatggacggcaacgacgttcctaggtcttggaatgcggatgagcttcggcgatattatgtataactcggtgTAATTTCTCATATTTttcttttatggcacccttttcctttccgaagggggagaaaggtttttaatggggccagcacatgtaatttccttttttagttctataagagcaaaatcccccaaaaaatgtaaatgtaaaagctgagaacgcaccatcgagtgccaaaaagtaaaggcaaagaagctccaaagtcgttcctaagggaatgcagagcttacagcgaaaagtcaacgctgattccgccaaaagtaaaggcgaagaagctccaaagtcgttcctaagggaatgcagagcttacagcgaaaagtcaacgctgattccgccaaaagtaaaggcgaagaagctccaaagtcgttcctaagggaatgcagagctgaggtgcgattgtttttaatggctatgaatatggcttcggatacgtgtttagccattcatttgcacatcgcattacatcatagcatttgcattcataaacattcatctaggcatctgtaggataatcatcttcatggcataaatggttgcttcggcaaaaagaggaaaaaaaggggaagaaagagcttcgtgtacaaaaaggaaagcttcggaaaaaaggaaaaatattGTTTTTATGCTTTgcggcgtacgaaaagaagggaaggtgttttttcgctttcggctcaaaagaaaatttcgtccacatcaaagcatttctcatacatcaatggaaggataaggatatataacaaggtatgaacagaagttatctcaaaagttttagttacatttacaaaagttatctcaaaagtttctcaagtactgtctacagtctactatctaatctccaaggagcttcggcttcggcgtcatttttgagcttcggcttcggcttcgtcatcctataagattaaggtcgttgtaagtcaaaatcaagcttacaggaagaggtaagcacaaggtatggtttcttactggttcaaggtggctacgagcttcgtctccagccttttctcgcccaccttttgtccatatcatttttacaaatctattcgagatactccgggcgagatcaggaatgtcatccaggattgatggtgataaagtgaaatttggcctattgacaatctttgcatgatcgcagccagccttcaggaaagctgcagcagtgcctcgagaagccacccaggcacagaagtcaccatgcccagctatgacttcgtcgagctcgtcaatctccccctcaatatgttcgaaggttttcggtaggtCTTCagttgagggggtgaatttttcactactagctccaactgagtaaaaaatctttcttaagcgttgaatgcatttgttgctaaattccagacatttttcttgaaggcttgtcaatagttttctcaaatctgaattttgttgagcttcggcttcaagtcttgcattaagctctagcttttctcgctcgaactgttcagactggcggagaagcttcgtgtttagttctgttatttttgcttcagcttccgccaataaaccttcggctgcctggagctcaaagttctttttctcaataacatccgattgctcctttattctgctttctaaattttcaatcataacttcgtgcttcttatcttcaaaatcttgctgcatttgcaaggctttgctcaacagcatactctgcacgaaaacaaccttcgtcagacatgttttattattagaaacagtaaagttaagggacaagtagttcaccttgaagttggaataaaataaactaccaacgatatgttgtcgtcggtagcggctgatgtctgtttctagcttcgagaAGCCGATActtttggacagagtactgataattttggctcctgtttgatctcgaatacaatctaatttctcatcatcaatgcctccgaagaggagtgccccaggtttgtatccacaggatttggcatactctctaagctcttctatttcagcttttgttagttgttctccaactaaattctgaaacatgaaggtctcgttctctgaagcttcatcagcaatttcttttccttttcccaacgctgcggtcacggcctcttcggcggcggtggtagcttcttccgcagccatgtctagcagtatttggtcaatgtgttcaattgtgctctccaggttcaaaccttcagctgaggcagcttcggcagctgcggcctccgaaggtgcaatttcaatatctgtctccTCTGcggccgctggtgttttct of Zea mays cultivar B73 chromosome 8, Zm-B73-REFERENCE-NAM-5.0, whole genome shotgun sequence contains these proteins:
- the LOC103653238 gene encoding succinate dehydrogenase [ubiquinone] iron-sulfur subunit 1, mitochondrial, which translates into the protein MNIYGDNGLACLTKISGASSASTVSPLPHMFVVKDLVVDMTNFYSQYKSVEPWLKRKDQPLQQGKEIPQTKADRAKLDGMYECILCACCSTSCSSYWWNPEEYLGPIALLHANRCDVPMLYILLAVTLMTSGIMTEWLL